The genomic DNA AGCGCGTTTCGCAGGGCGTGGCGGTAGATCACTGCCCGCTCCGAGAGGCCTTTGGCCCTGGCCGTGGTTATGTAGTCCTGGCGGATAACCTCCAGCATGTTCGAACGCATGTACCGGGAAAGCCCAGCGAGGCTCCCGAAGGTCGCGACCCCAATGGGCATCACCAGGTGCTTCGCCTGGTCCCACAACTGCGCCCCCCACGACAGCTTCTCGTATCCGAGGGAGTGTAGCCCCGATATCGGGAGCCAGCCGAGCTTGACGCCGAACAGGTACATCAGGAGGAGTGCCAGCCAGAAAGTCGGAACTGCGAAGCCGATGAATACAAAAACGGTGATTCCTTTGTCGGCCCAGGTATCGCGGTGGGTCGCGGCATAGATGCCGATGGGAATGGCCAGCGCGAATTCGAGGATCAGCGCGATGATGTTGAGGCGAAGCGTTACCGGGATCCGTTCCTTGATCTTGTCGATCACCGGCCTGTTGTCGGGAGCGAAAGAGCGGCCGAAATCGAGCTTAGCCATCTTTCCGAGCCACGTTAGATACTGGACATGGAGCGGCTTGTCGAGGCCGTAGAACTTCCTCAGCCGCTCACGGCTCTCCGCAGAAACCTTCGGGCTCATATCGAGCTGCATCTCGACCGGAGCCCCCGGTGCGAGATGGATCACGGTGAAGGTGATAAGCGTAATGCCGATCAGGAGCGGACCCAAGGTCAGCAGTCGTCTCATAAGATAGGAAAGCATCAGTATACCTGCTCCGCCTTCGGAACGTACCACTTGATGATGTTGTGCGTCAGCCCCTGGGGCGCCGGCTCAATCCCCCGGATGCGAGCGCTGACAGCGGGAAGAGCATCCGGCACATACAGAAAAGTATAGGGTTGATCGTAGGCGAGTATGTCCTGGATCCGCCAGTAACAGCGCCGGCGCTCCTCCTGGTCGAAGGTGCCGCGCCCCTTTTCGATGAGGCGGTCAACCTCAGAGTTTCGGTACCCGATGAAGTTCAGCTCCTTCGGCCCCGTCTTGCTCGAATGCCATACATCGAAGATATCCGGATCCTGGCCCAGGGTCCATCCTAGCAGGATCGCATCGAAATCTCGCTTGTCTATAAAGTTCGAAATAAGTGAGGCCCACTCGATAACCCGGATCTTCACGTCAATGCCCACCACCCTCAGGCGCTGCTGGATGATCTGTGCCGCCTTGAGCCGCTGCTCGTTCCCCTGGTTCGTAAGAATTGTGAACTGTAGCGGCCTTCCATCTTTTACAAGGACCCCCTGGGCATTTTTGCTGGTCCAGCCGGCTTCGGCCAGCAGCCGCATCGCCCGCTGCGGGTTGTAATCGAAGTCCCTGATGTCGGGCTTCCAGGCCCAGGTCCCTGGTTTGTAGGGACCTCTGGCCACCT from Geobacter sp. DSM 9736 includes the following:
- a CDS encoding ABC transporter permease, which translates into the protein MLSYLMRRLLTLGPLLIGITLITFTVIHLAPGAPVEMQLDMSPKVSAESRERLRKFYGLDKPLHVQYLTWLGKMAKLDFGRSFAPDNRPVIDKIKERIPVTLRLNIIALILEFALAIPIGIYAATHRDTWADKGITVFVFIGFAVPTFWLALLLMYLFGVKLGWLPISGLHSLGYEKLSWGAQLWDQAKHLVMPIGVATFGSLAGLSRYMRSNMLEVIRQDYITTARAKGLSERAVIYRHALRNALLPVITLLGFSLPALIGGSVIFETIFAIPGMGQLFYQGVMARDYPLVMGILVIGAFLTLIGNLLADLCYALADPRIRHGQK